A region from the Lolium perenne isolate Kyuss_39 chromosome 4, Kyuss_2.0, whole genome shotgun sequence genome encodes:
- the LOC127295840 gene encoding uncharacterized protein isoform X1, with translation MPRGTRKRRREPSPDAAAGQRKLLPGEVVEVFSFDPGLCGSWHQAVVIDILDNFRSVRYNDFVDDNDNGSPLVEKVKVSDAVDGKSSVSGGFARGKIRPVHPHQPLQVSDASYGLCVDALVEGSYWEGVIADHAEGSVERKVLFPDEGDERVMAVDQLRHTQDWDEVTGKWKPRGFWLLLQLLLSYEEKDGLPVSVRQIWYDLRSDPSLLTEANLWMCGTKSFWERSVAVLIAELWSVCGRPLHDGYHSCRSAEALTSADLPNKKVEPTVLDKLDSTTADISQTMSEFISYYRSNDRIGARAKRDPIKRHLKSLGWTFVEDRPKNKYCVSPDGKRFISLIGACEAYLAQKDCHTNHLVLHRVTQSNEYINPTGMDLALRENKSYNKLSSNASTWKPEQLNAELSPVIGSLLVSYQEGTTLSQRHISETMRMKLKKHLLALGWSIEVREDKVTRHQGKPDINKRYRYKSPFGKTFFSILKVLKSFTVQCDKQFQGNRIEDNYLAADRVNLDATVLSDLTRLGKRKRGQKSNDIRKYIDFMEADAQNSRKKKCLRLKAKNFLKSAGWKVWRKKKSSKKREPRYVAPYGKSYNCLLAACKGYLEQGYQKENNASFGITTDDMFTLTTCHGKSKKRKSSSAPMNQARVLTSRHEQILPSQHRAKTVLSLLVEKNILLPRVKLIYKQRSDGPQIKEGSVVRDGIKCRCCNELFSLESFEVHAGCSTQFPAAHMFLKDGRSLSQCLVELMGENKPKDSLHVRLKKNYSDLESDSICSICNDGGDILLCDGCPSAFHHACVGLEATPKGSWYCPSCRCSICDSGDYDPDTNKFTEKTVMYCDQCEREYHVGCIRNKDDQLTCCPEGCWFCSRECSEIFQHLQELIGKPIPTSVEGLSCTILKFDRENVSGNVDFDNEKMAEQYGKLCIALDVLHECFVTIIEPRTRRDVSEDIVFNRESDLRRLNFRGFYTILLQKDGELLSVGTFRVCGKKFAELPLIGTRVQYRRQGMCRLIMNELEKLLSGWGVERLLLPAVPQLLETWTGPFGFTAMSNSDRFDLAESSILSFQGTTLCHKILNAAGHNPKDLSIQLILNAEQMELGENSIVSFERTTSNHSEELKVTALTNCNSLELRENSIFSSWGSTIYQKVSSDAFGHPEELNGSEYQVECTGIVREILESDSQESTSVVIEDTDRLEHELLLEIRSNSGEEDSCAIDVPTTTPNQEVSFTVDAHEQPYGSLGADHHSENCVLTDIRPVAVRTLHI, from the exons ATGCCGCGGGGGACCCGGAAGCGGAGGCGCGAGCCGTCCCCTGACGCCGCCGCCGGGCAGAGGAAGCTCCTCCCCGGCGAAGTCGTCGAG GTCTTTAGTTTTGATCCAGGGCTGTGTGGATCATGGCATCAGGCAGTAGTCATTGATATTTTGGACAACTTTCGCTCTGTAAGGTACAATGATTTTGTTGATGACAATGATAACGGGTCACCTCTTGTTGAGAAAGTTAAGGTATCAGATGCTGTTGATGGCAAGTCAAGTGTGTCTGGGGGATTcgctcgtggaaaaataagaccggtGCATCCACATCAACCGCTGCAGGTATCTGATGCAAGCTATGGACTCTGTGTTGATGCGCTGGTGGAAGGATCCTACTGGGAAGGTGTTATCGCTGATCATGCTGAAGGATCCGTGGAGAGGAAGGTCCTTTTTCCTGATGAAGGCGATGAACGCGTTATGGCGGTTGATCAGCTGCGCCATACTCAAGATTGGGATGAAGTTACTGGCAAATGGAAACCACGCGGATTCTGGTTGCTTCTCCAGTTGCTTTTATCATATGAAGAGAAAGATGGCTTACCTGTATCAGTCAGGCAGATATGGTACGACTTGAGATCAGATCCTTCCTTGTTGACAGAAGCCAATTTGTGGATGTGTGGGACGAAATCTTTTTGGGAGAGATCAGTTGCAGTCCTTATTGCAGAATTGTGGTCCGTATGTGGCAGACCTCTCCATGATGGATATCACTCTTGTAGATCAGCAGAAGCTTTAACATCTGCAGACTTGCCAAATAAGAAGGTCGAGCCCACTGTCTTGGATAAGCTGGATTCCACAACAGCTGATATCTCCCAGACCATGTCAGAGTTCATCTCATACTATCGGAGCAATGACAGGATAGGTGCTCGTGCCAAGCGGGATCCTATAAAGCGCCATCTTAAATCATTAGGGTGGACCTTTGTAGAAGATAGACCCAAGAACAAGTATTGTGTCTCACCTGATGGAAAGCGCTTCATATCTCTTATAGGAGCATGTGAGGCTTATCTGGCACAGAAGGATTGTCATACAAATCATTTGGTTTTACATAGAGTGACACAAAGTAATGAATATATCAACCCAACTGGCATGGATCTTGCCCTAAGGGAGAACAAATCCTACAATAAATTGAGTTCGAATGCCTCTACTTGGAAACCAGAGCAATTGAATGCAGAACTTTCCCCAGTGATAGGGTCACTGCTTGTTAGTTACCAAGAGGGCACCACCCTTTCCCAGAGACACATTAGTGAAACCATGAGGATGAAGCTGAAGAAGCATCTGTTGGCATTAGGTTGGAGTATTGAGGTCAGAGAAGATAAAGTTACAAGACATCAAGGTAAACCAGATATTAATAAGAGATATCGGTACAAGTCACCTTTCGGGAAGACCTTTTTTTCTATCCTTAAAGTACTCAAAAGCTTCACAGTTCAATGTGATAAACAATTTCAAGGCAACAGAATTGAAGACAATTATTTGGCAGCAGACAGAGTAAATCTTGATGCAACAGTTTTGAGTGACCTGACAAGACTTGGTAAACGCAAACGTGGACAGAAATCTAATGACATAAGAAAATACATAGACTTCATGGAAGCAGATGCGCAGAACTCCAGGAAAAAGAAATGCCTgagattaaaagctaagaacttcCTCAAATCTGCTGGGTGGAAAGTCTGGCGAAAGAAAAAATCTAGTAAGAAGCGGGAACCCCGTTATGTTGCTCCATATGGTAAGTCCTACAACTGTCTGCTGGCAGCATGTAAAGGATACCTAGAGCAAGGATATCAAAAGGAGAATAATGCAAGCTTTGGGATCACCACCGATGACATGTTTACCTTGACTACATGTCAtggaaaatccaagaaaagaaaatcatCATCAGCTCCTATGAATCAGGCACGAGTTTTGACTTCAAGACATGAACAGATCCTGCCATCTCAGCATCGTGCTAAAACTGTTCTGTCTTTGTTGGTAGAAAAAAACATTCTATTACCTAGAGTTAAACTTATTTATAAGCAAAGAAGTGATGGGCCTCAGATAAAGGAAGGTTCTGTTGTTAGAGATGGAATAAAATGCAGGTGTTGTAATGAACTATTCAGTCTGGAAAGTTTCGAGGTTCATGCTGGGTGCAGTACTCAGTTTCCTGCTGCACATATGTTCTTAAAGGATGGGAGGTCCCTTTCACAGTGTTTAGTTGAATTAATGGGTGAAAACAAGCCCAAAGATTCACTGCATGTGCGCTTGAAGAAAAATTATTCAGATCTGGAAAGTGATTCAATATGCTCTATATGCAATGACGGCGGGGACATATTACTTTGTGACGGTTGCCCTTCAGCCTTCCATCATGCTTGTGTTGGTCTGGAG GCCACTCCAAAAGGAAGCTGGTACTGTCCATCTTGTAGATGCAGTATTTGTGACTCTGGTGATTATGATCCTGATACCAACAAATTCACTGAGAAGACTGTTATGTATTGTGATCAGTGTGAACGTGAAT ATCATGTTGGTTGCATTAGAAACAAAGATGATCAGCTTACCTGCTGTCCAGAAGGGTGCTGGTTTTGCAGTAGGGAATGCTCAGAG ATATTCCAGCATTTGCAAGAGCTTATTGGGAAACCAATTCCAACTTCAGTTGAAGGCTTATCATGTACCATACTGAAATTTGATAGAGAAAATGTCAGTGGCAATGTTGATTTTGACAATGAGAAAATGGCAGAACAGTATGGCAAGTTGTGCATTGCACTTGATGTTCTTCATGAATGTTTTGTTACTATTATCGAGCCCCGCACACGGAGGGATGTTTCTGAAGATATCGTGTTCAATAGAGA ATCAGATCTCAGACGCCTTAATTTTAGGGGATTCTACACGATACTTCTCCAGAAAGATGGTGAGCTGTTATCTGTCGGCACTTTTAG GGTATGCGGGAAGAAGTTTGCGGAGCTGCCTCTTATTGGCACAAGAGTTCAATATCGTCGACAAGGAATGTGTCGCCTTATTATGAATGAACTGGAGAAG TTACTCTCTGGCTGGGGGGTGGAAAGGCTTCTCTTACCGGCAGTTCCTCAGCTTCTGGAAACATGGACAGGACCCTTTGGTTTCACAGCAATGTCTAACTCTGACAGGTTTGACTTGGCAGAGAGTAGCATTCTCAGTTTCCAGGGAACAACCTTGTGTCACAAGATTCTAAATGCTGCGGGTCATAATCCAAAGGATTTGAGCATCCAATTGATCCTTAATGCTGAACAAATGGAGTTGGGGGAGAACAGCATTGTCAGTTTTGAAAGAACCACTTCGAATCATTCAGAAGAGTTGAAGGTTACAGCGCTGACCAACTGTAACAGTTTAGAGTTGAGAGAGAACTCCATTTTCAGCTCTTGGGGAAGCACTATTTATCAGAAGGTTTCAAGTGATGCATTTGGTCATCCAGAAGAGTTGAatg GGTCTGAATACCAAGTGGAGTGTACTGGTATCGTTCGTGAGATATTGGAAAGTGATAGTCAAGAAAGCACTTCAGTGGTGATAGAGGATACTGACCGACTGGAGCATGAGCTGCTACTGGAAATTCGGAGTAACAGTGGTGAAGAGGACAGTTGTGCCATTGATGTTCCCACTACTACTCCAAATCAAGAAGTTAGTTTTACAGTTGATGCCCATGAGCAACCATATGGCAG TCTTGGTGCAGATCATCACAGCGAGAATTGTGTTTTGACTGACATTAGGCCTGTCGCAGTACGTACCTTGCATATATG A
- the LOC127295840 gene encoding uncharacterized protein isoform X3 encodes MPRGTRKRRREPSPDAAAGQRKLLPGEVVEVFSFDPGLCGSWHQAVVIDILDNFRSVRYNDFVDDNDNGSPLVEKVKVSDAVDGKSSVSGGFARGKIRPVHPHQPLQVSDASYGLCVDALVEGSYWEGVIADHAEGSVERKVLFPDEGDERVMAVDQLRHTQDWDEVTGKWKPRGFWLLLQLLLSYEEKDGLPVSVRQIWYDLRSDPSLLTEANLWMCGTKSFWERSVAVLIAELWSVCGRPLHDGYHSCRSAEALTSADLPNKKVEPTVLDKLDSTTADISQTMSEFISYYRSNDRIGARAKRDPIKRHLKSLGWTFVEDRPKNKYCVSPDGKRFISLIGACEAYLAQKDCHTNHLVLHRVTQSNEYINPTGMDLALRENKSYNKLSSNASTWKPEQLNAELSPVIGSLLVSYQEGTTLSQRHISETMRMKLKKHLLALGWSIEVREDKVTRHQGKPDINKRYRYKSPFGKTFFSILKVLKSFTVQCDKQFQGNRIEDNYLAADRVNLDATVLSDLTRLGKRKRGQKSNDIRKYIDFMEADAQNSRKKKCLRLKAKNFLKSAGWKVWRKKKSSKKREPRYVAPYGKSYNCLLAACKGYLEQGYQKENNASFGITTDDMFTLTTCHGKSKKRKSSSAPMNQARVLTSRHEQILPSQHRAKTVLSLLVEKNILLPRVKLIYKQRSDGPQIKEGSVVRDGIKCRCCNELFSLESFEVHAGCSTQFPAAHMFLKDGRSLSQCLVELMGENKPKDSLHVRLKKNYSDLESDSICSICNDGGDILLCDGCPSAFHHACVGLEATPKGSWYCPSCRCSICDSGDYDPDTNKFTEKTVMYCDQCEREYHVGCIRNKDDQLTCCPEGCWFCSRECSEIFQHLQELIGKPIPTSVEGLSCTILKFDRENVSGNVDFDNEKMAEQYGKLCIALDVLHECFVTIIEPRTRRDVSEDIVFNRESDLRRLNFRGFYTILLQKDGELLSVGTFRVCGKKFAELPLIGTRVQYRRQGMCRLIMNELEKLLSGWGVERLLLPAVPQLLETWTGPFGFTAMSNSDRFDLAESSILSFQGTTLCHKILNAAGHNPKDLSIQLILNAEQMELGENSIVSFERTTSNHSEELKVTALTNCNSLELRENSIFSSWGSTIYQKVSSDAFGHPEELNGSEYQVECTGIVREILESDSQESTSVVIEDTDRLEHELLLEIRSNSGEEDSCAIDVPTTTPNQEVSFTVDAHEQPYGRSSQRELCFD; translated from the exons ATGCCGCGGGGGACCCGGAAGCGGAGGCGCGAGCCGTCCCCTGACGCCGCCGCCGGGCAGAGGAAGCTCCTCCCCGGCGAAGTCGTCGAG GTCTTTAGTTTTGATCCAGGGCTGTGTGGATCATGGCATCAGGCAGTAGTCATTGATATTTTGGACAACTTTCGCTCTGTAAGGTACAATGATTTTGTTGATGACAATGATAACGGGTCACCTCTTGTTGAGAAAGTTAAGGTATCAGATGCTGTTGATGGCAAGTCAAGTGTGTCTGGGGGATTcgctcgtggaaaaataagaccggtGCATCCACATCAACCGCTGCAGGTATCTGATGCAAGCTATGGACTCTGTGTTGATGCGCTGGTGGAAGGATCCTACTGGGAAGGTGTTATCGCTGATCATGCTGAAGGATCCGTGGAGAGGAAGGTCCTTTTTCCTGATGAAGGCGATGAACGCGTTATGGCGGTTGATCAGCTGCGCCATACTCAAGATTGGGATGAAGTTACTGGCAAATGGAAACCACGCGGATTCTGGTTGCTTCTCCAGTTGCTTTTATCATATGAAGAGAAAGATGGCTTACCTGTATCAGTCAGGCAGATATGGTACGACTTGAGATCAGATCCTTCCTTGTTGACAGAAGCCAATTTGTGGATGTGTGGGACGAAATCTTTTTGGGAGAGATCAGTTGCAGTCCTTATTGCAGAATTGTGGTCCGTATGTGGCAGACCTCTCCATGATGGATATCACTCTTGTAGATCAGCAGAAGCTTTAACATCTGCAGACTTGCCAAATAAGAAGGTCGAGCCCACTGTCTTGGATAAGCTGGATTCCACAACAGCTGATATCTCCCAGACCATGTCAGAGTTCATCTCATACTATCGGAGCAATGACAGGATAGGTGCTCGTGCCAAGCGGGATCCTATAAAGCGCCATCTTAAATCATTAGGGTGGACCTTTGTAGAAGATAGACCCAAGAACAAGTATTGTGTCTCACCTGATGGAAAGCGCTTCATATCTCTTATAGGAGCATGTGAGGCTTATCTGGCACAGAAGGATTGTCATACAAATCATTTGGTTTTACATAGAGTGACACAAAGTAATGAATATATCAACCCAACTGGCATGGATCTTGCCCTAAGGGAGAACAAATCCTACAATAAATTGAGTTCGAATGCCTCTACTTGGAAACCAGAGCAATTGAATGCAGAACTTTCCCCAGTGATAGGGTCACTGCTTGTTAGTTACCAAGAGGGCACCACCCTTTCCCAGAGACACATTAGTGAAACCATGAGGATGAAGCTGAAGAAGCATCTGTTGGCATTAGGTTGGAGTATTGAGGTCAGAGAAGATAAAGTTACAAGACATCAAGGTAAACCAGATATTAATAAGAGATATCGGTACAAGTCACCTTTCGGGAAGACCTTTTTTTCTATCCTTAAAGTACTCAAAAGCTTCACAGTTCAATGTGATAAACAATTTCAAGGCAACAGAATTGAAGACAATTATTTGGCAGCAGACAGAGTAAATCTTGATGCAACAGTTTTGAGTGACCTGACAAGACTTGGTAAACGCAAACGTGGACAGAAATCTAATGACATAAGAAAATACATAGACTTCATGGAAGCAGATGCGCAGAACTCCAGGAAAAAGAAATGCCTgagattaaaagctaagaacttcCTCAAATCTGCTGGGTGGAAAGTCTGGCGAAAGAAAAAATCTAGTAAGAAGCGGGAACCCCGTTATGTTGCTCCATATGGTAAGTCCTACAACTGTCTGCTGGCAGCATGTAAAGGATACCTAGAGCAAGGATATCAAAAGGAGAATAATGCAAGCTTTGGGATCACCACCGATGACATGTTTACCTTGACTACATGTCAtggaaaatccaagaaaagaaaatcatCATCAGCTCCTATGAATCAGGCACGAGTTTTGACTTCAAGACATGAACAGATCCTGCCATCTCAGCATCGTGCTAAAACTGTTCTGTCTTTGTTGGTAGAAAAAAACATTCTATTACCTAGAGTTAAACTTATTTATAAGCAAAGAAGTGATGGGCCTCAGATAAAGGAAGGTTCTGTTGTTAGAGATGGAATAAAATGCAGGTGTTGTAATGAACTATTCAGTCTGGAAAGTTTCGAGGTTCATGCTGGGTGCAGTACTCAGTTTCCTGCTGCACATATGTTCTTAAAGGATGGGAGGTCCCTTTCACAGTGTTTAGTTGAATTAATGGGTGAAAACAAGCCCAAAGATTCACTGCATGTGCGCTTGAAGAAAAATTATTCAGATCTGGAAAGTGATTCAATATGCTCTATATGCAATGACGGCGGGGACATATTACTTTGTGACGGTTGCCCTTCAGCCTTCCATCATGCTTGTGTTGGTCTGGAG GCCACTCCAAAAGGAAGCTGGTACTGTCCATCTTGTAGATGCAGTATTTGTGACTCTGGTGATTATGATCCTGATACCAACAAATTCACTGAGAAGACTGTTATGTATTGTGATCAGTGTGAACGTGAAT ATCATGTTGGTTGCATTAGAAACAAAGATGATCAGCTTACCTGCTGTCCAGAAGGGTGCTGGTTTTGCAGTAGGGAATGCTCAGAG ATATTCCAGCATTTGCAAGAGCTTATTGGGAAACCAATTCCAACTTCAGTTGAAGGCTTATCATGTACCATACTGAAATTTGATAGAGAAAATGTCAGTGGCAATGTTGATTTTGACAATGAGAAAATGGCAGAACAGTATGGCAAGTTGTGCATTGCACTTGATGTTCTTCATGAATGTTTTGTTACTATTATCGAGCCCCGCACACGGAGGGATGTTTCTGAAGATATCGTGTTCAATAGAGA ATCAGATCTCAGACGCCTTAATTTTAGGGGATTCTACACGATACTTCTCCAGAAAGATGGTGAGCTGTTATCTGTCGGCACTTTTAG GGTATGCGGGAAGAAGTTTGCGGAGCTGCCTCTTATTGGCACAAGAGTTCAATATCGTCGACAAGGAATGTGTCGCCTTATTATGAATGAACTGGAGAAG TTACTCTCTGGCTGGGGGGTGGAAAGGCTTCTCTTACCGGCAGTTCCTCAGCTTCTGGAAACATGGACAGGACCCTTTGGTTTCACAGCAATGTCTAACTCTGACAGGTTTGACTTGGCAGAGAGTAGCATTCTCAGTTTCCAGGGAACAACCTTGTGTCACAAGATTCTAAATGCTGCGGGTCATAATCCAAAGGATTTGAGCATCCAATTGATCCTTAATGCTGAACAAATGGAGTTGGGGGAGAACAGCATTGTCAGTTTTGAAAGAACCACTTCGAATCATTCAGAAGAGTTGAAGGTTACAGCGCTGACCAACTGTAACAGTTTAGAGTTGAGAGAGAACTCCATTTTCAGCTCTTGGGGAAGCACTATTTATCAGAAGGTTTCAAGTGATGCATTTGGTCATCCAGAAGAGTTGAatg GGTCTGAATACCAAGTGGAGTGTACTGGTATCGTTCGTGAGATATTGGAAAGTGATAGTCAAGAAAGCACTTCAGTGGTGATAGAGGATACTGACCGACTGGAGCATGAGCTGCTACTGGAAATTCGGAGTAACAGTGGTGAAGAGGACAGTTGTGCCATTGATGTTCCCACTACTACTCCAAATCAAGAAGTTAGTTTTACAGTTGATGCCCATGAGCAACCATATGGCAG ATCATCACAGCGAGAATTGTGTTTTGACTGA